In the Camelus bactrianus isolate YW-2024 breed Bactrian camel chromosome 17, ASM4877302v1, whole genome shotgun sequence genome, one interval contains:
- the THUMPD3 gene encoding tRNA (guanine(6)-N(2))-methyltransferase THUMP3, whose translation MSDVEETTNQLLDVNLHENQRAIQVTESGPRSESEHLHVTIGATVPTGFEQTAADEVREKLGSSCRISKDRGKIYFDISVESLAQVHCLRSLDNLFVVVQEFKDYQFKETKEEVLKDFEELAGKLPWSDPLKIWKINTSFKKKKTKRKKITQNSSKEKTDNGQGDKTDERDVKKEFTSNVLDSQILDYYENPAIKEEISTLVGDDLASCKEETDESSREDTDPELLKFRVTCNRAGEKHCFSSNEAARDFGGAVQDYFKWKADMTNFDVEVLLNIHDNEIVVGIALTEESLHRRNITHFGPTTLRSTLAYGMLRLCAPQPTDIIVDPMCGTGAIPIEGATEWSNCYHIAGDNNPLAVNRAANNISSLLTKSQVKEGKLSWGLPIDTVQWDICNLPLRTGSVDIIVTDMPFGKRMGSKKRNWNLYPACLREMSRVCRPGTGRAVLLTQDKKCFIQALSRMGHVWRKVHTVWVNIGGLHAAVYLLKRTPQPFVHPSEQDGERSPW comes from the exons ATGTCTGATGTTGAAGAAACCACTAACCAACTCCTGGATGTGAACCTTCATGAGAACCAGAGGGCTATACAAGTGACAGAAAGTGGTCCCAGAAGTGAGTCCGAGCATCTCCATGTCACTATTGGAGCCACTGTGCCTACTGGTTTTGAGCAAACAGCTGCAGATGAAGTGAGAGAGAAATTGGGGTCATCGTGCAGAATCAGCAAAGACCGGGGCAAGATATATTTTGACATTTCAGTGGAAAGTCTGGCTCAG gTTCATTGTTTGAGATCACTTGATAACTTATTTGTGGTTGTTCAGGAATTTAAAGATTACCAGTTCAAAGAAACAAAG GAAGAAGTTCTAAAGGATTTTGAAGAATTGGCTGGGAAGCTTCCATGGTCAGAccctttaaaaatatggaaaattaacaccagtttcaagaaaaaaaaaacaaagcgcAAAAAGATAACTCAGAATTCAAGTAAAGAGAAGACTGATAATGGACAAGGAGACAAAACAGATGAGAGAGATGTTAAAAAAGAGTTCACCAGCAATGTCTTAGATTCACAGATCTTAGACTATTACGAGAATCCAGCCATCAAAGAAGAGATATCAACATTAGTAGGTGATGATTTGGCATCTTGCAAAGAGGAGACTGATGAAAGCTCAAGAGAAGACACTGATCCTGAATTGCTAAAGTTTAGAGTCACATgtaacagggcaggagagaaacaTTGCTTTTCCTCAAATGAGGCAGCAAGAGATTTTGGGGGTGCTGTTCAAGATTATTTTAAGTGGAAGGCTGACATGACCAACTTTGATGTGGAG GTTCTTTTGAATATCCATGATAATGAAATTGTTGTAGGCATTGCATTGACAGAAGAAAGTCTGCATCGAAGAAACATCACACATTTTGGGCCTACAACTCTTAGATCTACTCTTGCTTATGGGATGCTCAG GCTCTGTGCTCCTCAGCCTACTGATATAATAGTTGATCCGATGTGTGGAACCGGGGCGATACCAATCGAG GGGGCTACAGAATGGTCTAACTGTTACCATATTGCTGGTGATAATAATCCATTGGCTGTGAATAGAGCAGCAAACAACATCTCATCTTTATTGACCAAGAGCCAAGTTAAAGAAGG CAAACTGTCCTGGGGTTTGCCCATAGATACTGTTCAGTGGGATATCTGCAATCTGCCATTAAGAACTGGCTCTGTGGACATTATTGTAACAGACATGCCATTTGGTAAAAG GATGGGCTCCAagaagagaaactggaacctttatCCAGCTTGCCTCCGAGAGATGAGCCGTGTCTGTAGACCGGGGACAGGCCGAGCTGTTCTTCTTACTCAGGACAAGAAATGCTTTATCCAG GCATTATCCAGAATGGGACATGTATGGCGGAAGGTGCATACTGTCTGGGTGAACATAGGGGGCCTTCATGCTGCAGTCTACCTTCTGAAACGTACGCCTCAACCTTTTGTTCATCCTTCAGAACAAGATGGAGAAAGATCTCCTTGGTAA